The Conexivisphaera calida genome includes a region encoding these proteins:
- a CDS encoding KaiC domain-containing protein produces MSEPRSDVVRLSTGIRGLDGLLAGGIPEGFMVALVGMPGTGKTVACIHFAWAGLSAGESAIYVTTEESRESVIRQAAQFGMGFDRASREGRLIILDALMRKDDEWSLKEVSVEEMLDRVIAAKRSLGRGARRLVIDSMSAFWLSAPVKAREDSYSVKRVLSKWGLTIYVTSQYAITTGSAFGWGVEHVADGIIHFRRAISGGVLRRYLLVEKMRQTPHDLRAWEIEIRDGSGMELVRPLARRAEDDALPGGVMRRIREHSGDEEP; encoded by the coding sequence GTGTCGGAGCCCAGGTCCGATGTCGTGAGGCTATCCACCGGGATCCGCGGACTGGACGGACTGCTCGCGGGAGGGATTCCGGAGGGGTTCATGGTTGCGCTCGTCGGCATGCCGGGCACGGGGAAGACTGTGGCGTGCATCCACTTCGCCTGGGCGGGGCTGAGCGCTGGCGAGTCGGCTATCTACGTGACCACCGAGGAGAGCAGGGAGAGCGTGATCAGGCAGGCGGCGCAGTTCGGCATGGGGTTCGACCGCGCATCTAGGGAGGGCAGGCTGATAATCCTGGACGCGCTCATGCGCAAGGACGACGAGTGGTCTCTAAAGGAAGTCTCGGTGGAGGAGATGCTGGACAGGGTGATAGCCGCCAAGAGGTCACTGGGGAGGGGCGCGAGGCGCCTCGTGATAGATTCCATGAGCGCCTTCTGGCTCAGCGCGCCCGTGAAGGCGAGGGAGGACAGCTACTCCGTCAAGCGCGTCCTGAGCAAGTGGGGCCTCACCATCTACGTGACGAGCCAGTACGCCATAACGACCGGCAGCGCGTTCGGATGGGGGGTGGAGCACGTGGCGGACGGCATCATACACTTCCGCCGCGCGATCTCGGGTGGGGTCCTGAGGAGATATCTGCTCGTGGAGAAGATGCGCCAGACCCCGCACGACCTCAGGGCCTGGGAGATCGAGATAAGGGATGGGAGCGGCATGGAGCTCGTCAGGCCGCTGGCCAGGAGGGCGGAGGACGACGCGCTGCCCGGGGGAGTGATGAGGAGGATCAGGGAGCACTCGGGCGATGAGGAGCCCTAA
- a CDS encoding 4Fe-4S dicluster domain-containing protein, with protein MTQGKTWHGVDRSRYDWYPVVDYEACTGCGMCLLTCGNGVFKWSLSGNVPIVADPGSCVLGCTTCGKLCPEDAITFPGDPMEFVGKIVRENRIFPAVRMELDERLKRHPDHAVRRDR; from the coding sequence ATGACGCAGGGTAAAACGTGGCATGGCGTCGATAGATCCAGATATGATTGGTACCCTGTGGTAGACTACGAGGCGTGCACGGGCTGTGGGATGTGCCTCCTGACCTGCGGTAACGGCGTGTTCAAATGGTCGCTGAGTGGGAACGTGCCGATCGTTGCTGATCCCGGGAGCTGCGTGCTCGGATGCACGACATGCGGCAAGCTCTGTCCGGAGGACGCGATAACGTTCCCCGGGGATCCGATGGAATTCGTCGGGAAGATTGTCCGCGAGAACAGGATATTTCCCGCGGTCAGGATGGAGCTCGACGAGCGGCTGAAGCGGCACCCGGATCACGCCGTGAGGAGGGATCGGTGA
- a CDS encoding 4Fe-4S dicluster domain-containing protein has product MRESGVMNDGLNTWHGIARDCVDWHPTIDESRCVGCGLCVVICSEKRNVFGFDLKNRKAVVISPNNCMVGCDNCRVACLWNAISFPDPSQIRELVKSLVSDGAIREELEEKLASSGPVIRTGGGARPM; this is encoded by the coding sequence TTGCGCGAGAGCGGTGTCATGAACGACGGCCTAAATACGTGGCACGGAATTGCGAGGGATTGCGTGGACTGGCACCCCACGATCGATGAGAGCAGGTGCGTCGGTTGCGGGCTGTGCGTCGTCATCTGTTCTGAGAAAAGGAACGTGTTCGGATTCGACCTGAAGAACAGAAAGGCGGTCGTAATATCGCCGAACAACTGCATGGTCGGGTGCGACAACTGCAGGGTGGCCTGCCTCTGGAACGCTATTTCATTCCCCGATCCATCGCAGATCAGGGAACTCGTTAAGTCCCTGGTGAGCGACGGAGCCATCCGCGAGGAGCTCGAGGAGAAGCTCGCGTCCAGCGGCCCTGTGATCCGCACGGGCGGAGGCGCGCGGCCCATGTGA